From a single Solenopsis invicta isolate M01_SB chromosome 6, UNIL_Sinv_3.0, whole genome shotgun sequence genomic region:
- the LOC105193802 gene encoding uncharacterized protein LOC105193802, translating into MPSFNGKFEEWLSFKNAFINLIGLQSDLSDLDKLHYLTTALKGEAANKIKIFANDKIDYATAWNFLERSYEVKRILIVRHLASIVNLPVLDKENTSGLMKLADDAQQHLAALKSLGVTVGSEMVVYLLESKLPRHTMDKWEALIEKDEFPTLEQMCDFLYRTAVCASRREKPRLCESERNKDTPPAKKARVSPSNRAFVVNASRNCIVCKDKKHPLYLCHKFKQMSVPDRIETTRLGWIVAGNPSALNSSKFPTCHLTSLERQLTKFWEIEEITTDKPMSEQDARCEAYFSETVSRDNNGRYVVRLPFRKDNVRLGDSRALALKRLLSVERRFNINESFKTGYVRAIEEYMALGYISRVENPGSDGYYMPHHAVVKETSTTTKIRIMFDASAKTSEGISLNSLLITGPTIQDKLFRILWRVNEEIETFQFNTLAFGVASSSFLAIRAIHQLADDEHHVYPRAAAILKRHLYVDDLLTGADTIEQARMIKDEVIVLLNRGGFVIRQWASNDERVVNDLTTNALHANFILNIDRSLKTLGITWKAREDKICYSAHSIEIPGRLTKRNILSKIAKIFDPMGLLGPVVLYAKKLMQDMWKCKLQWDESVPQDLHTAWTEFAQQLASINQVSVDRRLFAEGYRDIQIHGFCDASNVGYGACLYARSTGESGETTIKLICAKSRVAPLKTITIPRLELSGALLLARLYIEASGALSIIPSRVIFWCDSTIVLHWLKTSPHLLKPYVANRVAEIQEITGPCEWRHVGSQDNPADAISRGQLPHCFLQNKMWFEGPSWLNREEGEWPYLVTQSIEVPELKRSACMIIKHNDFEILLKYASYSKLLRVIAYCCRWRPGNRHIGTLKTTELNEAETRVLRLLQSTQFSNEIKLLRENKQLPSNSKIVNLNPFLDNDGLIRVGGRLRLSHLTFPQKHPVLLPSRHNLVDSIIREIHTRQHHTGIQTTLYNLRQKFWLLDGKNQVRKVVRACTRCFRFSASTTEYKMGNLPTVRVRGATPFANTGIDFCGPFFIKERKHRNRTKLKVYVCVFICMTIKAVHLELVSDLSSDGFLAALRRFIARRGMPEHLYSDNGTNFVGANNQLKEMYALFNSEPHQILVNQFASQHRIVWHFIPPAAPHFGGLWESTVKLFKHHVKRVVGDSLFTFEELNTFITEVEGILNSRPITTLSSDPNDLSALTPAHYLLGKPLTALPEGNVSSIPVNRLSAWQHIAKVRQDFWARWHLEYLNELQKRSKWFKDGPKLEAGTIVLIKNKGLPCTQWALGKITALHPGDDGVARVATIKTANGELKRSTRLLCPLPVE; encoded by the exons ATGCCTTCGTTCAATGGAAAATTCGAAGAATGGCTTTCTTTTAAGAACgcgtttattaatttaatcgggTTGCAATCCGATTTATCGGATCTAGACAAACTTCACTACTTGACGACCGCATTGAAAGGCGAGGCGGCcaataaaatcaagatttttgcGAACGATAAAATAGACTATGCTACTGCATGGAATTTTCTAGAACGATCATATGAGGTAAAGCGCATATTAATAGTACGGCATCTCGCGTCTATAGTCAACCTTCCGGTGTTAGACAAAGAGAATACGAGCGGTTTAATGAAACTCGCGGATGATGCTCAACAGCATCTTGCAGCGTTAAAGTCTTTAGGGGTCACAGTCGGTTCTGAAATGGTAGTATATCTTTTAGAGAGTAAATTGCCGAGACACACGATGGACAAGTGGGAAGCGTTAATTGAGAAAGATGAATTTCCCACACTCGAGCAAAtgtgtgattttttatataGGACCGCGGTTTGCGCGTCGAGACGCGAGAAACCGAGATTATGCGAATCCGAACGAAACAAGGATACACCCCCGGCGAAAAAGGCACGAGTATCTCCCTCGAATCGGGCGTTCGTAGTAAACGCGTCGCGTAACTGCATCGTATGCAAGGATAAGAAACATCCACTTTATCTTTGTCATAAATTTAAGCAAATGTCTGTGCCGGATCGCATCGAGAcg ACGCGACTCGGCTGGATAGTCGCTGGAAATCCGTCCGCGCTGAACTCTTCGAAATTCCCGACATGTCACTTAACGAGCTTAGAACGGCAATTAACCAAATTTTGGGAAATCGAGGAGATAACGACGGACAAACCGATGTCGGAACAAGACGCGCGATGCGAAGCGTATTTTTCAGAGACCGTATCTCGCGATAACAACGGGCGTTACGTGGTACGATTGCCATTTCGCAAGGATAACGTGCGTCTGGGCGATTCACGGGCCCTTGCTCTTAAACGATTGTTATCCGTAGAACGAAGATTCAATATAAATGAATCATTTAAAACTGGATATGTTCGAGCGATCGAGGAATATATGGCGCTAGGATACATATCTCGAGTAGAAAATCCCGGCAGCGACGGCTATTACATGCCTCACCACGCGGTGGTAAAGGAAACCAGTACTACCACTAAAATTAGAATCATGTTCGACGCATCCGCAAAAACCAGCGAAGGAATATCATTGAATTCCTTGCTGATAACAGGGCCTACTATTCAAGACAAGCTATTC AGAATACTATGGCGTGTAAACGAAGAGATCGAGACCTTTCAATTTAATACTCTCGCTTTCGGTGTCGCCTCATCCTCATTCTTAGCAATACGCGCAATTCACCAATTAGCAGATGACGAACATCATGTCTATCCTCGAGCTGCGGCAATTCTCAAGCGGCATTTATACGTAGACGATCTGTTGACAGGCGCGGACACTATCGAACAAGCGCGAATGATTAAAGATGAAGTGATCGTGCTATTGAACCGCGGCGGATTCGTCATAAGACAGTGGGCGTCTAACGACGAACGAGTCGTTAATGATCTGACTACTAATGCACTGCACGCGAATTTCATATTGAATATCGATCGTTCCTTAAAAACGTTAGGAATAACGTGGAAAGCGCGCGAGGACAAGATATGCTATTCGGCACACTCCATTGAAATACCGGGAAGACTAACGAAACGGAACATTCTATCGAAAATCGCGAAAATATTTGACCCAATGGGCTTGCTGGGCCCCGTGGTCTTATACGCGAAGAAACTAATGCAGGACATGTGGAAATGTAAGCTTCAGTGGGACGAATCCGTCCCGCAGGATTTACATACCGCATGGACGGAATTCGCTCAACAGCTGGCGTCGATAAATCAAGTTTCCGTCGATCGCAGGTTATTCGCGGAGGGTTACCGTGATATTCAGATACACGGATTTTGCGATGCCAGCAATGTCGGTTACGGGGCCTGTCTTTACGCACGATCGACAGGGGAAAGCGGAGAAACgacgattaaattaatttgtgcaAAATCGCGAGTAGCACCGTTAAAAACTATAACGATCCCTCGACTAGAGCTGAGTGGCGCATTGTTACTCGCGCGATTGTATATCGAAGCGAGTGGTGCGCTGAGCATCATACCTAGTAGAGTCATATTTTGGTGTGATTCAACAATCGTATTACACTGGTTGAAAACGTCACCTCACTTATTAAAACCCTACGTAGCAAATCGAGTCGCGGAAATCCAAGAAATTACCGGTCCGTGCGAATGGCGGCACGTAGGATCGCAAGACAATCCCGCCGACGCAATCTCTAGAGGGCAATTACCTCACtgctttttgcaaaataaaatgtggTTTGAAGGACCTTCGTGGTTGAATCGAGAAGAAGGAGAATGGCCGTATTTAGTGACGCAATCCATAGAGGTACCTGAGTTAAAGCGAAGCGCATGTATGATAATTAAGCACaatgattttgaaatattactgaaatacgCGTCATACTCTAAATTGCTTCGCGTCATAGCTTACTGTTGTCGATGGCGGCCCGGTAATAGACACATTGGCACACTAAAGACAACAGAATTAAACGAGGCTGAGACGCGAGTTTTGAGGCTTCTCCAATCCACGCAATTTTCAAACGAAATTAAACTGCTTAGAGAAAATAAGCAATTGCCAAGCAACAGCAAAATTGTCAATTTGAATCCTTTTTTAGATAATGACGGGCTAATCCGAGTAGGAGGGCGGTTACGATTGTCACATTTAACATTCCCACAAAAACATCCAGTTTTATTGCCTAGTCGACATAATTTAGTTGATAGCATTATTCGAGAAATCCACACGAGACAACATCATACGGGAATTCAGACTACGCTATATAACCTTAGACAAAAATTCTGGCTGCTTGACGGTAAAAACCAAGTGCGAAAGGTCGTGCGGGCATGCACGCGTTGCTTCCGTTTCAGTGCTAGTACAACCGAATATAAAATGGGAAATCTCCCCACGGTGCGCGTGCGTGGGGCAACACCTTTCGCGAACACGGGCATAGATTTCTGCGGTCCTTTCTTCATTAAGGAAAGGAAACATCGCAATAGAACGAAACTTAAGGTATACGTGTGCGTATTTATATGCATGACAATTAAAGCTGTTCATCTCGAGCTCGTGAGCGATTTGTCCTCCGATGGATTTCTCGCGGCATTAAGAAGATTTATAGCAAGACGAGGGATGCCGGAACATCTTTATTCCGATAATGGAACCAATTTCGTCGGAGCTAACAATCAATTGAAAGAAATGTACGCGCTTTTTAATTCCGAACCTCATCAAATTCTCGTAAATCAGTTCGCAAGCCAGCATCGTATAGTTTGGCATTTTATACCGCCCGCCGCGCCACATTTTGGCGGATTGTGGGAGTCGACGGTGAAGCTCTTCAAGCATCACGTCAAACGCGTTGTAGGGGACTCTTTGTTCACCTTTGAAgagttaaatacatttataaccGAAGTCGAGGGCATTCTCAACTCTAGGCCAATTACGACACTTTCTTCTGATCCGAATGACCTTTCGGCATTGACGCCGGCTCACTATCTTCTCGGCAAGCCATTAACAGCACTTCCAGAGGGTAACGTTAGCTCTATTCCAGTAAATCGATTGTCTGCATGGCAACACATTGCAAAGGTCCGACAAGATTTTTGGGCCCGTTGGCATCTGGAATATCTTAACGAGCTTCAAAAACGCAGTAAATGGTTCAAAGACGGACCAAAACTTGAGGCCGGAACAAttgtacttataaaaaataaaggactGCCGTGCACACAATGGGCGCTAGGCAAAATCACAGCCTTGCATCCTGGTGACGATGGAGTCGCACGGGTCGCCACCATAAAAACGGCAAATGGAGAATTAAAACGCTCCACTAGACTGCTCTGTCCATTGCCAGTCGAATAA